TTAGAGCTGCTTCAAAGTGAGCTTTGCTCTCATCGTATGATTTTAGATAAGTATAGCAAATTCCCAAAAAATTGTGACACCAAAGTGCATTTAGATATAAACCATTCATCTCATAATTTTTTAGTGCAATATTCAAATGTTGTATGCCTTTTAATGGCTTATTGTCAAAGCAGTATGAAAAACCAAGTCTATAGTGAACCCAAGGAGATTCATGAAAATCGAGAGCTTTTTTTAAATGTTCAATGCCAATAGAATGAGATACGTATTTGAATGAAGATACACCATAGAGTAGATGATAAAGAGATTTTAGCTCATTGCTAAAGGCATTTAAAGTACGCTCTAGTATTTTGAGTGTAGGATTTATTTCAGAGTATGATTTCTTTTGAACTAGACCTTGATATAGTAAATCATATAATTTGTATTCAAGATGATAAGGTGACTGGACTAAAAAGCCTTCAAGTTTTTTTAGCTCTTCATATGTTTTAGTAGCATTTTCAGTATCAAAACTTTCTATTTGAAACAAAAGTTTATAAAATAATTGCCTAAGTTGACCTATGTGCTGTTCACCGGTGATTGCTGACAATTCTAATTTAGATAAAAGAGATTCTATAAGCTCTGGTCTAAGTTTTTTTTTGCCATTTTCAAAATAGCTCAAATGACTTACTGAGCAAATTCCATATGCTAATGCTTCTTGGGTTAAATTTTTTTCAAGTCTCTTAAATCTTATCCAACCAGATAAGAAATCATATTCAAAAACTTTTCCAAAAACAATTGTGGTAGTAGACATATTAACCCTCCTAAAAAATATTCTGAGTGCAAGATGAATTTGACTGAAATGAGTCAAGTTTGCCTATAATTATATCATTAAATGATGAACTATATTGGAAATTTTTCACGAAAATATTCTTGGAAATAGAGAGTTGTTTTGATATTATTTGATTTAAGATAATTAGGAAGAGGGGGAAATGAAAAAAGATGAGAAGATATTTTGAAGCTTATGCGGGCTTGCCGAAAAGTATATATGTGATTTTTTTCGCGTCAATCATAAATTATATGGGAAATTTTGTTGGGCCACTACTTACTATGATACTTACATATGAAGCAGGTCTTGACGTAGGCATAGTTGGTATTATAACGGCAATAAATGCTGGAGCAGGTATGCTAGGAACACTGCTTGGAGGAAAATTAATAGATCAAATTGGAAGGAAAAGAGTACTGGTGATATTTAGAACACTAGCGGGAATTGGTTTTGGTCTGTGTGCATTTACATCAAGTTCTGTGATGATGGTGGGTCTTTTAATGGTAGCTAGATTTTTTGGAGGTTTTTCTGGACCGGTTTACGATACAATGATTGCTGATTTGACTGAAGGAGAACAGAGAAAGACAAGCTACTCTCTAAATTATATGGCTATAAATGTTGGATATGCAATTGGTCCACTATTGGCAGGGTTTCTTTACAAACACTATTTGACATGGCTATTTCTTGGGGATGCGATGACGACATTTTTGTCAGTAGTTTTAGTTATGAGCTTAGTTCCTGAGACCATGCCTACGAAGGATATTATTGAAAAATCCCATGAGAGGGGCGATGAAAAGATAGAACAGGGAAATCTATTTCAGGCACTTTTGAAGAGGCCGATGCTTTGTGCATTTTCACTAATCGTTGCAATATATTTCATGATATTTAATCAAGTATTTTTCGCCGTACCTATAAAGCTTGGAGAATTGTTTGCTGAGGATGGGGCTATAATATTTGGAAGCCTAATAACTATAAACGCTGTGATGTGTAGTGTATTTACTGCATTTGTAAATGCTGCTACTTCTAAGCTAAAACCTGCACTAGCGATGTCATATGGCGGTATATTTTATGGAGTTGGATTTGGAATATTAATTTGGGCAGATAATTACACGATGTTTGTCATATCAACTGTAATTTGGACGATAGGAGAGATTCTAATATCTATAAATACGAGCGTTTATATAGCGGATCATACGCCCATAAGTCATAGAGGAAGATTCAATTCAGTGTTTCCACTAATCAGAAGGCTTGGGGCCATGATTGGGCCTATAGTTGGAGGCCTTATACTAAAAGGAGCAGGTCAAGTAGTGCTATGG
The sequence above is a segment of the Tissierellales bacterium genome. Coding sequences within it:
- a CDS encoding helix-turn-helix domain-containing protein, producing the protein MSTTTIVFGKVFEYDFLSGWIRFKRLEKNLTQEALAYGICSVSHLSYFENGKKKLRPELIESLLSKLELSAITGEQHIGQLRQLFYKLLFQIESFDTENATKTYEELKKLEGFLVQSPYHLEYKLYDLLYQGLVQKKSYSEINPTLKILERTLNAFSNELKSLYHLLYGVSSFKYVSHSIGIEHLKKALDFHESPWVHYRLGFSYCFDNKPLKGIQHLNIALKNYEMNGLYLNALWCHNFLGICYTYLKSYDESKAHFEAALNGALHFGLNEPLSHIYTNLSNLYLQKEDYVKSLEYSSKVMDFPNHLLVSVHNAIEAHIALNQIDECKKLLDIYLSDKYKSSKYYLFLKFDYLRLFSFESDEFYETTTKEILPYFESIDYIEICNEIRLCLIKYLEANRRYKEANNIYKVLFDELS
- a CDS encoding MFS transporter, with the translated sequence MRRYFEAYAGLPKSIYVIFFASIINYMGNFVGPLLTMILTYEAGLDVGIVGIITAINAGAGMLGTLLGGKLIDQIGRKRVLVIFRTLAGIGFGLCAFTSSSVMMVGLLMVARFFGGFSGPVYDTMIADLTEGEQRKTSYSLNYMAINVGYAIGPLLAGFLYKHYLTWLFLGDAMTTFLSVVLVMSLVPETMPTKDIIEKSHERGDEKIEQGNLFQALLKRPMLCAFSLIVAIYFMIFNQVFFAVPIKLGELFAEDGAIIFGSLITINAVMCSVFTAFVNAATSKLKPALAMSYGGIFYGVGFGILIWADNYTMFVISTVIWTIGEILISINTSVYIADHTPISHRGRFNSVFPLIRRLGAMIGPIVGGLILKGAGQVVLWAIIGLFGIIAALCMLLLYRLEVKRTCTSEENLVQ